The following proteins come from a genomic window of Pseudomonas sp. WJP1:
- a CDS encoding SDR family oxidoreductase, producing the protein MNLGIAGRWALVCAASKGLGKACAQALVSEGVNVVITARGEPALNETARQLRAINPEVTVIAIAGDISTPEGRAAALAAHGHFDILINNAGGPPPGDFREWNRDAWLKALDANMLTPIELIKATVDGMASRGFGRIINITSSAVKSPIESLGLSNGARSGLTGFIAGLARQENLASRNVTINNLQPGSFDTDRLRDNLVAAAQESGQDSEAFLDGCRSEIPAKRFGSPEEFGALCAFVCSSHAGYLTGQNLLIDGGAVRSSQ; encoded by the coding sequence ATGAATCTTGGAATAGCAGGACGCTGGGCGCTGGTGTGCGCCGCCAGCAAAGGCCTGGGTAAAGCCTGCGCACAGGCACTGGTCAGCGAAGGCGTGAACGTGGTGATCACCGCCCGGGGCGAACCGGCGCTGAATGAAACAGCCCGCCAGCTCAGGGCGATCAACCCTGAAGTGACGGTCATCGCCATCGCCGGCGACATCTCAACGCCCGAGGGGCGTGCGGCTGCCCTCGCAGCCCATGGGCATTTCGATATCCTGATCAACAACGCCGGAGGCCCGCCCCCCGGGGATTTCCGCGAATGGAACCGCGACGCCTGGCTCAAGGCGCTGGATGCCAACATGCTCACCCCCATCGAGTTGATCAAGGCAACGGTGGACGGCATGGCGTCACGCGGATTTGGCCGCATCATCAACATCACCTCGAGCGCGGTGAAGTCGCCGATCGAGAGCCTCGGCCTGTCCAATGGCGCGCGCAGCGGCCTGACGGGGTTTATCGCAGGGCTTGCCCGGCAAGAAAACCTTGCCAGTCGCAATGTGACGATCAACAACCTGCAACCAGGCTCGTTCGATACCGACCGACTGCGTGACAACCTGGTCGCTGCCGCCCAGGAGTCGGGGCAGGACAGTGAGGCATTCCTCGACGGATGCCGAAGCGAAATTCCGGCTAAACGCTTCGGCTCCCCCGAAGAGTTCGGCGCACTTTGCGCCTTCGTTTGTAGCAGTCACGCGGGCTACCTGACCGGGCAGAACCTGCTGATCGATGGCGGGGCTGTTCGCTCCAGCCAATAG
- a CDS encoding peptidase inhibitor family I36 protein, translated as MLFFLALSISCTFLCIDAVAGDGICSTGASATTGGCVAYEHADFDGRHQDLRPNHIKTYVGDRMNDKISSFRVSPGCRVVVWEDRDKGGASQAFGECQYIGDDWNDDISSWQCECR; from the coding sequence ATGCTTTTTTTTCTGGCGCTCTCAATCAGTTGCACATTCCTTTGCATCGATGCCGTCGCCGGTGACGGTATTTGTTCGACTGGTGCAAGCGCTACAACGGGCGGCTGTGTGGCTTATGAGCATGCCGACTTTGATGGAAGGCACCAGGATTTAAGGCCTAATCATATTAAAACGTATGTTGGAGACAGGATGAACGATAAGATTTCCTCGTTCAGAGTCTCTCCCGGGTGCCGTGTTGTCGTGTGGGAGGATAGGGATAAAGGCGGTGCATCACAGGCGTTTGGGGAGTGCCAATATATTGGAGATGACTGGAATGATGATATTTCATCGTGGCAGTGTGAATGCAGATAG
- a CDS encoding cysteine dioxygenase, which yields MSTENRAAVIEDFLKKIRVINQRGVDRAALVEIVGLLETLAERRDLFNFDAFPAPVPGQGSTAFRYRLNDDGDTPTLYLNSLLPGKSTIPHNHETWAIISAVEGQEINYVYRRDDEGREPGFTTLHLEKEVIVQPGTSISFLGEDLHGIRVEGEQATLHFHLYGLPLESLNGRYGVEADGRILNYNASQMAPSIKAYT from the coding sequence ATGAGTACCGAAAACCGTGCCGCCGTCATCGAGGATTTCCTGAAGAAAATCCGCGTCATCAATCAACGTGGCGTCGACCGTGCCGCGCTGGTGGAAATCGTTGGCTTGCTCGAAACCCTGGCCGAGCGCCGCGATCTGTTCAATTTCGACGCGTTCCCTGCACCGGTGCCGGGGCAGGGCAGCACTGCGTTTCGCTACCGTCTGAATGACGACGGCGACACGCCGACGCTGTACCTGAACTCGTTGTTGCCGGGCAAAAGCACCATCCCCCACAACCACGAAACCTGGGCGATCATCAGTGCTGTCGAGGGCCAGGAGATCAACTACGTCTACCGCCGTGACGACGAAGGTCGCGAGCCTGGTTTCACCACCTTGCATCTGGAAAAGGAAGTGATCGTGCAACCCGGCACGTCGATCTCGTTCCTGGGCGAAGACCTGCACGGCATACGTGTCGAAGGCGAGCAGGCGACCCTGCATTTCCACCTCTATGGCCTGCCGCTGGAGTCGCTCAATGGCCGCTACGGTGTCGAGGCGGACGGGCGCATTCTCAATTACAACGCCTCGCAAATGGCGCCGTCGATCAAGGCCTACACATGA
- a CDS encoding methyl-accepting chemotaxis protein, translated as MIIVEDQLGEIQQASASAEQMKQAMDEVVSRAREQFLAVQQGTQSIRDVVERSSSSVQLLDSRMTQIGKITGLISDITNQTNLLALNAAIEAARAGEHGRGFAVVADEVRSLALRTSRAADDIRQMVEGLQNETQKAVSFMEEGVKDVDNSLRLAEDASSENVQLHQAVESMFAIIQQLNTRSLDYGKTISKVDHCSTQMRQTVVVLQNSAETVRLNANKLQKLVGQFEVSSNTERVAVA; from the coding sequence ATGATTATCGTCGAAGACCAACTGGGCGAGATCCAGCAGGCTTCTGCCAGTGCCGAACAAATGAAGCAGGCGATGGATGAAGTGGTCAGCCGCGCCCGCGAGCAATTTCTCGCTGTGCAGCAAGGCACGCAATCGATTCGGGACGTGGTCGAGCGTTCGTCTTCGAGCGTGCAGTTGCTCGACAGCCGGATGACGCAGATCGGCAAGATCACCGGCCTGATCAGCGACATCACCAACCAGACCAACCTGCTGGCGCTCAATGCGGCCATCGAGGCCGCGCGCGCGGGTGAACATGGGCGAGGTTTCGCGGTGGTCGCCGACGAGGTACGCAGCCTGGCCTTGCGTACATCACGGGCGGCCGACGACATTCGGCAGATGGTCGAGGGCCTGCAGAACGAAACGCAAAAAGCCGTAAGCTTCATGGAGGAGGGCGTCAAGGACGTCGATAACAGCCTGCGCCTGGCCGAAGATGCCTCCTCGGAAAACGTGCAGTTGCATCAAGCGGTAGAAAGCATGTTTGCGATCATCCAGCAGCTCAACACCCGTAGCCTCGACTACGGCAAGACGATCAGCAAGGTCGATCACTGCTCCACGCAAATGCGCCAGACCGTGGTGGTGCTGCAAAACAGTGCCGAAACGGTCAGGCTCAATGCCAATAAACTCCAGAAACTGGTGGGGCAGTTCGAGGTGAGCAGCAACACCGAGCGGGTGGCGGTCGCCTGA
- a CDS encoding LysR substrate-binding domain-containing protein: MSTSPTLDLELLRTFIAVVDHHSFAQAGAQLDRTQSSVTQHMQRLEHLVGVNLFEKRGRQKQLTEAGLQLLRHARQMLSLNDDALNSLRESSLSGVLRIGSPHDIADTILPPMLSHIARSAPRLRLEIDVGRSPFLMDDLHRGKVDMVISTRADPTLEGFALRTSPVWWICSAQYIHTPGEPLPLILVDEPSIYRRYALEALERANIAWRQAYLASNLIGIKAATRAGLGVTPRSMEMLGPDMRVLGENDGLPRLPDVTYYLWIRPNTVNPLVRRAYELIRSSQGL, translated from the coding sequence ATGTCGACCTCACCTACCCTCGACCTCGAATTGCTGCGCACCTTTATTGCCGTGGTGGATCACCACAGCTTCGCGCAAGCGGGTGCGCAACTGGATCGCACCCAATCGTCGGTCACCCAGCACATGCAACGGCTGGAGCACTTGGTCGGGGTGAACCTGTTCGAGAAACGCGGGCGGCAAAAGCAGCTCACCGAAGCAGGCCTTCAGCTGCTGCGTCATGCCCGGCAAATGCTCTCGCTCAACGACGACGCACTCAACTCCCTGCGTGAAAGCAGCTTGAGCGGTGTGTTGCGCATCGGCTCACCCCATGACATTGCCGACACTATCCTGCCACCGATGCTCAGCCACATCGCCCGATCGGCCCCTCGATTGCGACTGGAAATTGATGTCGGTCGCAGTCCGTTCCTGATGGATGATCTGCACCGTGGCAAGGTCGACATGGTGATTTCCACACGCGCCGATCCAACACTTGAAGGGTTTGCCTTGCGCACTTCCCCAGTGTGGTGGATTTGCTCGGCCCAATACATCCACACCCCGGGCGAGCCGCTGCCACTGATTCTCGTGGATGAACCGAGCATCTATCGCCGCTATGCACTGGAGGCACTTGAACGCGCCAACATTGCCTGGCGCCAGGCGTACCTGGCCTCGAACCTGATCGGCATCAAGGCCGCTACGCGGGCAGGCTTGGGCGTCACGCCGCGAAGCATGGAAATGCTCGGCCCGGACATGCGCGTGCTCGGTGAAAATGACGGCCTGCCACGACTGCCGGATGTGACCTATTACCTGTGGATCCGGCCCAACACCGTGAACCCGCTGGTACGCCGGGCCTATGAGTTGATCAGGAGCAGCCAGGGGTTGTAA
- a CDS encoding amino acid ABC transporter permease — MAIESSAAAPMAWPRRHVGKLLVLACIGLWLVYFAPQSPVLNALLQWSPALAAGFGQNILISLVAITLGSVLGLLVGALACSPLRVLRLPARIWVQIFRNAPWLVLIYFTTYVFPFEIKVGSTYVPFPDWVKVTIGLALPASANVAEIFRGAIASIPSTQWEAARSLAFTRGQIFRSIILPQCFKRMLPPWMNLYAVITMGTALASLVGVHDVIDTAQIASNTVNMTGFTVVIYLSLLALFFAYCYPISRLTQRLERRYAFY, encoded by the coding sequence ATGGCCATTGAATCGTCCGCGGCCGCGCCGATGGCCTGGCCACGCCGGCACGTCGGCAAGCTGCTCGTACTGGCCTGTATCGGGTTGTGGCTGGTGTATTTCGCCCCGCAAAGCCCGGTGCTCAATGCGTTGCTGCAGTGGTCACCCGCCCTGGCGGCAGGTTTCGGCCAGAACATTCTGATCAGCCTGGTTGCCATCACGCTGGGTTCAGTACTGGGCTTGCTGGTGGGGGCGCTGGCGTGTTCACCCTTGCGCGTCCTGCGCTTGCCGGCGCGGATCTGGGTGCAGATCTTCCGCAACGCGCCGTGGCTGGTACTGATTTATTTCACCACCTACGTGTTTCCGTTCGAGATCAAGGTCGGCAGCACCTATGTACCGTTCCCGGACTGGGTCAAGGTGACGATTGGCCTGGCTTTGCCGGCGAGTGCCAACGTCGCGGAAATCTTCCGTGGCGCCATTGCTTCGATCCCCAGCACCCAATGGGAGGCCGCCCGTTCGCTGGCCTTTACCCGTGGGCAGATTTTCCGCTCGATCATCCTGCCGCAATGCTTCAAACGCATGTTGCCACCGTGGATGAACCTGTACGCGGTGATCACCATGGGGACCGCGCTGGCCTCCCTGGTGGGCGTGCACGATGTGATCGACACCGCCCAGATTGCCAGCAACACCGTCAACATGACCGGCTTCACCGTGGTGATTTACCTGAGCCTGTTGGCGCTGTTCTTCGCGTACTGCTACCCGATTTCCCGATTGACCCAACGCCTGGAGCGACGTTATGCCTTCTACTGA
- the metC gene encoding cystathionine beta-lyase, protein MSQTVTPGQLQQWLFDGQEIALFDVREHGQYGEAHLFFAVNLPYSRVELEVRRLAPNLRVRLVIYDQNGGDVAARSAERLQALGYSRVQVLEGGADGWQAAGYQLFAGVHVPSKAFGELVEEASHTPHVTARQLAQWQRSGEPLVVLDGRPFDEYRKMTIPGSVCCPNGELGYRVQDLVPDDSTPIVVNCAGRTRSIIGAQTLINLGVKNPVYALENGTQGWYLEDFQLEHGSTRRYADEVSSTNLPQQRLAASQLAAKVGVKSVTAAQVEQWAGEAARSLFLCDVRTAEEFAAGSLPGAQHTPGGQLIQATDLYIGVRQARLVLIDSDGVRAPIVASWLRQLGHEAYVLAGGVSSGLALPVADGVTYDALPSITAQSLSDALKDNAVALIDLRPSMSYRKAHIAGSRWSIRSLLADEVTAESRPLVLLADDPRLAAFAAQALPGTQRTQARWLDGGLDAWRTAGFAVQEGANTPPDDQCIDFLFFTHDRHAGNKEAARQYLAWENGLLAQMSADEIASLKPLRAPSQALDDARVRTRLVHAARTEKGSGSRGVNVPVSRLSTVLFDNLAQMRDARARRDSERVLSYGARGNPTAFALEDLVTELEGGYRTRLFGTGLAAVAQTFLAYLRPGDHVLITDAVYAPVRRLARELLEPFGIQVSYFAPDGSDLQAQLQANTRMVYTEVPGSLLYELGDLPAIAALCKPRGILLAVDNTWGSGYLYRPLALGADISIMALTKYLCGHSDVVMGSVCTRQDVWQPLASMSDTFGIAVSPDDAYLVLRGARTLAPRLEVHERQALEIAHWLQAQPQVKHVFHPALPEHPNHALWRRDFKGSNGLLSFELHNADASGVERFIDALQVFGLGASWGGYESLITVADTKDRNSAADRLLNPVLRLHIGLEDVAALLEDLQRGFAALG, encoded by the coding sequence ATGAGCCAGACCGTAACCCCGGGGCAATTGCAGCAATGGCTGTTCGACGGGCAGGAAATTGCCCTGTTCGATGTGCGCGAACACGGCCAGTATGGCGAAGCCCATCTGTTTTTCGCAGTCAACCTGCCTTATAGCCGAGTGGAGCTGGAGGTTCGGCGTCTGGCGCCAAACCTCCGGGTGCGGCTGGTGATCTATGACCAGAATGGTGGGGATGTCGCGGCACGGTCCGCCGAGCGCCTTCAAGCACTGGGATACAGTCGCGTGCAGGTGCTCGAGGGCGGCGCCGATGGCTGGCAGGCTGCCGGGTATCAGCTGTTTGCCGGCGTGCATGTGCCGTCCAAGGCCTTTGGAGAATTGGTGGAGGAGGCCAGTCACACGCCGCATGTCACCGCCCGACAGCTAGCGCAATGGCAGCGTAGCGGCGAGCCACTGGTAGTGCTGGACGGTCGGCCGTTCGATGAATACCGCAAGATGACCATTCCCGGTTCGGTCTGCTGTCCGAATGGCGAGCTGGGCTATCGCGTACAGGATCTGGTGCCCGACGACAGCACGCCGATCGTGGTCAATTGCGCAGGTCGAACCCGCAGCATCATCGGCGCCCAGACCCTGATCAACCTGGGTGTGAAAAACCCGGTCTACGCCCTGGAAAACGGTACACAGGGCTGGTATCTGGAAGATTTCCAGCTGGAGCACGGCAGCACCCGTCGTTATGCCGATGAGGTGTCATCGACAAACTTGCCGCAACAGCGCCTCGCGGCGTCACAGCTTGCGGCAAAGGTCGGGGTGAAAAGCGTTACGGCCGCTCAGGTCGAGCAGTGGGCCGGGGAGGCCGCACGCAGCCTGTTTCTCTGTGATGTGCGCACCGCCGAAGAGTTTGCCGCCGGTAGCCTACCCGGAGCGCAACACACTCCAGGTGGACAGTTGATCCAGGCCACCGACCTGTACATCGGCGTTCGCCAGGCGCGGCTGGTGTTGATCGACAGCGATGGCGTACGGGCACCGATCGTTGCCAGTTGGCTTCGGCAGCTGGGGCATGAGGCTTACGTGCTGGCGGGCGGGGTGAGCAGCGGCCTGGCGTTGCCAGTGGCTGATGGAGTGACGTATGACGCGTTGCCATCGATCACGGCGCAGTCCCTGAGCGACGCATTGAAGGATAACGCGGTGGCGCTGATTGATCTGCGCCCAAGCATGAGCTACCGCAAAGCCCATATCGCCGGCTCGCGCTGGTCGATCCGTTCGCTGCTGGCCGATGAAGTGACCGCTGAGTCGCGACCTTTGGTGTTGCTGGCCGATGACCCGCGGTTGGCGGCTTTCGCGGCGCAGGCGCTGCCAGGCACACAGCGCACGCAAGCCCGCTGGCTGGACGGTGGACTCGATGCCTGGCGTACGGCGGGATTTGCCGTGCAGGAGGGCGCCAATACACCTCCCGACGACCAGTGCATCGACTTCCTGTTCTTTACCCATGATCGTCACGCCGGAAACAAGGAGGCGGCGCGTCAGTACCTGGCCTGGGAAAACGGCTTGTTGGCGCAGATGAGTGCAGACGAAATCGCCAGTCTCAAGCCTCTGCGCGCGCCGTCGCAAGCGCTCGATGATGCACGGGTCCGTACCCGACTGGTGCACGCGGCGCGAACCGAAAAGGGCAGTGGCAGTCGGGGCGTCAACGTGCCGGTCAGCCGTTTGAGCACGGTACTGTTCGACAACCTGGCGCAAATGCGCGACGCCCGCGCTCGGCGCGATAGCGAACGTGTCCTGAGCTATGGCGCCCGGGGCAACCCGACGGCGTTTGCCCTGGAAGACCTGGTGACGGAGCTGGAGGGCGGTTACCGTACCCGTCTGTTCGGCACCGGGCTGGCGGCGGTGGCGCAAACGTTCCTGGCCTACCTGCGGCCCGGCGATCATGTGCTGATCACTGACGCGGTGTACGCCCCCGTACGGCGCCTGGCCCGTGAGCTGCTTGAGCCGTTCGGCATCCAGGTCAGCTACTTCGCGCCTGACGGCAGCGACCTGCAAGCGCAACTGCAAGCCAACACCAGAATGGTCTACACCGAAGTGCCCGGCTCCTTGCTGTATGAACTTGGCGACCTGCCGGCCATCGCCGCGTTGTGCAAACCACGGGGCATCCTGCTGGCCGTGGACAACACCTGGGGCTCGGGTTACCTGTACCGGCCACTGGCACTGGGTGCGGACATCTCGATCATGGCATTGACCAAGTACCTGTGCGGTCACAGTGACGTGGTCATGGGCAGCGTTTGCACCCGGCAAGACGTCTGGCAGCCGCTGGCATCCATGAGCGACACCTTCGGTATCGCTGTCAGCCCCGACGACGCCTATCTGGTGCTGCGCGGTGCACGAACCCTGGCGCCACGCCTGGAGGTTCACGAACGCCAGGCCCTGGAAATCGCTCATTGGCTGCAGGCGCAACCCCAGGTGAAGCATGTGTTCCACCCCGCGCTGCCTGAGCACCCCAATCACGCACTGTGGCGACGGGACTTCAAGGGCAGCAACGGTTTGCTGTCCTTTGAGTTGCATAATGCCGACGCAAGCGGTGTCGAGCGTTTTATCGACGCGCTGCAAGTGTTCGGCCTGGGGGCTTCCTGGGGCGGCTACGAAAGCCTGATAACGGTTGCTGACACGAAGGATCGCAACAGCGCCGCTGATCGCCTGTTGAATCCGGTGCTGCGATTGCACATCGGGCTTGAGGATGTCGCGGCGTTGCTTGAGGATTTGCAGCGGGGTTTTGCCGCTCTGGGGTAA
- a CDS encoding transporter substrate-binding domain-containing protein, giving the protein MLLERSPVKRLLPAMLGALISLAASTAAHADATLDKIEQRHLLVVGVLLSGGPFGGIDPANQKPRGLNVDLAQELGRQLGAEVQLVPVLPANRVQFLQQGKVDLLIANMEWTAERGEILGFVPTPFYRVGGTAAVLKDSKIARWEDLKNQPVCTSQGSSYIKPLTELGAEIKGFKSSSESLLALRGNNCVAAVHDATLINPLIADNAEWQGYRALSPELNPAPSVIWTRPGERDTQARLDPIVKELHRSGWLIEAQTRNHITPASPALVELQKQFQANGA; this is encoded by the coding sequence ATGTTGCTTGAACGCTCACCGGTTAAACGATTACTGCCTGCGATGTTGGGCGCCTTGATCTCCTTGGCGGCGAGTACCGCTGCACACGCTGATGCGACCCTGGACAAGATCGAGCAACGCCATCTACTGGTGGTCGGTGTCTTGCTGTCCGGCGGTCCCTTTGGCGGGATCGATCCCGCCAACCAAAAACCTCGCGGCCTGAACGTCGACCTCGCCCAGGAACTGGGGCGGCAACTGGGTGCAGAGGTTCAGTTGGTGCCGGTATTGCCTGCCAACCGTGTGCAGTTTTTGCAGCAGGGCAAAGTGGATCTGTTGATCGCCAACATGGAATGGACCGCCGAACGCGGCGAGATCCTCGGGTTTGTGCCAACTCCGTTCTACCGTGTAGGCGGAACTGCAGCGGTGTTGAAAGACAGCAAGATCGCCCGTTGGGAGGATCTGAAAAACCAGCCTGTGTGCACCTCCCAGGGCAGCAGCTATATCAAGCCGCTCACCGAGTTGGGCGCTGAGATCAAGGGCTTCAAGAGCTCTTCCGAATCCTTGCTCGCGCTGCGCGGCAACAACTGCGTAGCCGCGGTTCACGACGCCACGCTGATCAACCCGCTGATTGCCGACAACGCCGAATGGCAGGGCTATCGTGCACTCAGCCCGGAACTCAACCCGGCCCCTTCGGTGATCTGGACCCGACCTGGCGAACGCGATACCCAGGCGCGGCTCGACCCCATCGTCAAGGAGTTGCACCGCAGTGGCTGGCTGATCGAAGCCCAGACCCGCAACCACATCACCCCCGCGTCACCGGCTTTGGTGGAACTGCAGAAACAGTTCCAGGCCAACGGCGCCTGA
- a CDS encoding amino acid ABC transporter ATP-binding protein: MPSTETVAAPLVSLRDLHLSFGSNPVLKGIDLDVHRGQAVSIIGPSGSGKSTILRCITGLLQPQRGTIRVGTTEVHTQVLEAQRIELRKRVGFVFQQYNLFPHLSVLENLVIAPRKVLGRSRLEAEKEARALLAKVRMEHKADAYPGQLSGGQQQRVAIARALAMRPELILFDEVTSALDPETVGEVLTVIRELTEEGMTCVLVTHEMRFAEEISDIVYFTENGVIVEHGSAAQIFQHPTSERTQEFLRHALGDPGRRPAVANDPYLLTNLGRYSLSV, from the coding sequence ATGCCTTCTACTGAAACCGTCGCCGCACCCTTGGTCAGCCTGCGCGACCTGCACCTTTCGTTCGGCAGCAATCCGGTGCTCAAGGGCATCGACCTTGACGTGCACCGAGGCCAGGCCGTGTCGATCATCGGCCCGTCCGGCTCGGGCAAATCGACGATCCTGCGCTGCATCACCGGGCTCCTGCAGCCGCAGCGCGGCACGATCCGTGTCGGCACCACCGAGGTTCACACCCAGGTCCTCGAAGCCCAGCGCATCGAGTTGCGCAAGCGTGTGGGGTTTGTCTTCCAGCAGTACAACCTGTTCCCGCACTTGTCGGTGTTGGAGAACCTGGTGATTGCGCCACGCAAAGTGCTGGGGCGCAGCCGCCTCGAGGCCGAGAAAGAAGCGCGTGCCTTGCTGGCCAAAGTGCGCATGGAGCACAAGGCCGATGCCTATCCGGGACAACTGTCCGGCGGCCAGCAACAGCGGGTGGCGATTGCCCGTGCACTGGCGATGCGCCCGGAGTTGATCCTGTTCGATGAAGTGACCTCGGCACTTGATCCGGAAACCGTCGGCGAGGTGCTGACGGTGATCCGCGAGTTGACCGAAGAGGGCATGACCTGCGTGCTGGTCACCCACGAGATGCGCTTCGCCGAAGAGATCAGCGACATCGTCTACTTCACCGAAAACGGCGTGATCGTCGAGCACGGCAGCGCCGCACAGATTTTCCAGCACCCGACCAGTGAGCGCACCCAGGAATTCCTGCGTCATGCCTTGGGTGATCCGGGGCGCCGTCCTGCCGTCGCCAACGACCCTTATCTGCTGACCAACCTGGGTCGCTACAGCTTGTCCGTCTAA
- a CDS encoding amino acid ABC transporter permease — MSQWLEVFVHWTAGFGLNYSFVLDAYQRGTLEQGALTTVLLCLFTIVGSLLAGVGLAAMLTSGKPSLATPARVFVEVTRNTPTLVQLYCAFLVLNMLLTQAVGTANPLTPFAWVVIVISLHKGAFHAEALRAGIEAVPAVTMEAASSLAFNGRQLLWNVQLPLALRFALPSLINNLIDLVKMTAVASAIAVGDITYAAIMIWTQSDNVLELMILILGFFGLLSFIVNCVGRFLEARLRMPGYGH; from the coding sequence ATGAGCCAGTGGCTGGAGGTGTTCGTTCACTGGACCGCCGGATTCGGTCTGAACTACAGCTTTGTGCTCGACGCCTATCAACGCGGAACACTGGAACAGGGCGCGCTGACCACGGTGTTGCTGTGCCTGTTCACCATCGTCGGCAGTTTGCTCGCGGGTGTGGGGCTGGCGGCGATGCTGACCTCAGGAAAGCCCAGTTTGGCAACACCTGCGCGGGTGTTTGTGGAAGTCACCCGCAACACCCCGACGTTGGTGCAGCTGTATTGCGCGTTCCTGGTGCTGAACATGCTGTTGACCCAGGCCGTCGGCACGGCCAATCCGCTGACACCCTTTGCGTGGGTGGTGATCGTGATTTCACTGCACAAGGGGGCGTTTCATGCCGAGGCCTTGCGCGCCGGCATCGAGGCTGTGCCGGCGGTGACCATGGAGGCGGCCAGTTCCCTGGCGTTCAACGGCCGCCAGTTGTTGTGGAACGTACAACTGCCGCTGGCCCTGCGCTTTGCCTTGCCGTCGCTGATCAACAACCTGATCGACCTGGTGAAGATGACGGCCGTGGCCTCTGCCATTGCCGTAGGCGACATCACCTACGCGGCCATCATGATCTGGACACAGAGCGACAACGTACTGGAGCTGATGATCCTGATCCTGGGCTTTTTTGGCCTGCTGAGCTTTATCGTCAATTGTGTGGGGCGCTTCCTTGAAGCGCGCCTGAGGATGCCCGGCTATGGCCATTGA